Sequence from the Paenibacillus tundrae genome:
CATAAAGGTCGAGTACACTGCAAAGATCGGTTTCAAACCTTCCATTGCCAGTGCTGCAGACATCGTGGCCGCATGTTGCTCTGCAATACCAACGTCAATCATCCGATCCGGGAATTCCTTACTGAATGGAATGAGACCCGAGCCCGTAGGCATCGCTGGTGTCACTGCTACAATACGTTTATCTTCCTTAGCCAGTTCAATTAACGTTTGGCCGAATATTTCGGTATACATCGGTTTTCCAACAGCCTTTAGAACTTGACCGGATTCGATCTTGTACGGTGAAATTCCATGCCATTTATGCGAATCGGCTTCTGCTGGCTGATAACCTTTACCTTTGGTTGTAAGGACATGAACTAACACAGGTCCTTCAACGTTATCCGCCTGTTTGAACGCTTCGATCAGCTTAGGAATATCATGTCCGTCGATCGGACCCAAGTACTTGAATCCCAGCTCTTCAAAAAGAACACCTGGAACCATCATATATTTCACGCTATCCTTGATCCAGCTCGCTGATTTAGCCAGTCTGTCGCCAATGGCAGGAATTCTTTTCAGCATTCCCTCGACATCGTCTTTGGCTTTCAGGTAGTGGCGATCCGAACGAATTTTACTTAGATATTTATGCATTGCCCCTACATTTGGAGCAATGGACATTTCGTTATCATTGAGGATGACCATCATTTTCTTCTGCTCATGGCCAATATGATTGAGTGCTTCAAAAGCCATACCGCCCGTAAGCGCTCCATCCCCGATAATAGGTATAACTTTGTTGTCTTCACCTTTAAGATCACGAGCAAGTGCCATACCCATCGCCGCAGACAATGAAGTACTGCTATGACCGGCTTCCCATACATCGTGTTCACTCTCATTACGTTTAACGAATCCGCACAATCCATTGTGTTGACGTAAAGTATCGAATCGATCCATACGACCTGTAAGGACTTTGTGTACATAAGCCTGATGCCCAACATCAAAGATCATTTTATCTACCGGACTGTTATAACAGTAATGCAGGGCAACCGTGAGCTCAACCACTCCTAAGTTGGGTGCAAGATGCCCCCCTGTAGCGGACAACTTCTCAATGAGAAACTGCCGGATCTCCGCCGATAATAAAACAAGGTCATCCTGAGACATCGACTTCAGATCGCTGGGTTGTTTAATTTGTGGAAGCAGCACGAGAATCTCCCCGCTTTCCTAGAATGTTTGAATTTTGTGTAATACGTTCATGCATAATTCATAAATTGACATTAAATCATTATAACATAAATGAAAAGGAATCATAATGTACGGTACTTCACTACCCATAGCACGTATCATCGCCAGCAGGGGACACCCTGTTCGATCATTATGTATCCTCGGTGAGCTAGACTCCTTCGCTATAAAAAGGACATCAATATAATTACACGGTTCTCAATCAATTGAAACAGAACTTTCATAATTCAACTGAGACGAATCATTAATTAATGATCTCTACGCATTAAGTAATCTGCAATCTCCATTAGTCTGGAGGAATCGGTTAGATCCGCTCTGCCGAGTGCATCCTTAGCCGATTGAGTCAGCGTGCTAACCTGCTCTTGGGACTGTTCCAAGCCAATAAAGAAAGGATAAGTAACCTTTTGTTGATTCACATCGCTTTGCGTTTTTTTGCCCATCTTCTGTTCATCGCCAGTAAGGTCAAGAATGTCATCCTGAATCTGGAAAGCAAGCCCCAAGTCTCTACCGAAAACTCGTAGTGCCTCCAGTTGCCCTTGCGTTGCTCCACCAATCCGTGCACCTGCAATAAGGGAAAATACAATTAAATCCCCTGTTTTATGCAAATGGATGTATTGTAGCTGTTCCAGGTTGGTCATTCCTTGCTCGCCTTCCATATCAGCTACCTGTCCGCCAACCATACCTCGAGCACCTGCCAACTCAGACAGATCCTCAACGATGGACAGCAGCGACTCCGCTGAAACTCCGCTCTTGCGCCCTGCTTGAACGATGCTGTAAAAAGCATGTGTTAACAGTGCATCACCCGCGAGGATTGCCGTAGCTTCGCCAAATACCTTGTGATTCGTTAATTTTCCCCTGCGATAGTCATCATTATCCATAGCAGGCAGGTCATCGTGGATCAAGGAGTACGTATGAACCATCTCTACGGCGCAGGCTACCGGAAGCGCAGCTTGACGCTCCGCACCGAAAGCTTCCGCCGCAGCAACGACCAGCAGTGGTCGAAGGCGCTTGCCTCCGGCCATTAATGAATACTGCATCGCATCACGCAGAGACTGAGGCACGTCCCATTCAGCAGGAAGAATTTCCTTCAACTCATTAGTGATCTGCTCTGTGATCTCCTGAAGATACAATTCAAATGCAAGACGATTATTCATTAACATCACCACTCTCATCAGCAAACGGCTTCTTACGAAGTTCCCCATCTTCTTCTACGATCATCTCGATCTTACGTTCCACTTGCTCCAGCTTTAAGCCACAAAGCTGCGAAAGCTTCATGCCTCGCTGAAATAAGTCAATCGCTTGCTCTAGAGGAACATCCCCGTGCTCCAGCTGACTTACGATGTCTTCCAACGCTGCCATCGCTTCTTCAAAGTTCAGTTCCGGTTCATTCGCCATGGTCATCGTCCTCCTTCATCCCCCAAACCTGACAGTCCAGCTGCCCGTCTGTTAATTTAATCTTGATTGAATCACCTGGTTGTACATCCTTCAATGATTTAATTAAACGTTGCTCCTGATCGTCATACACGAGACTATACCCACGAGACATGACCTTAAGCGGACTGAGGGCATCCAGGTGACGAATTGAAGCTTTCCAATGTTGTTGCTTGGATCTGGTTATCGCCTTCATAGCAAGCTCTAGTTGACGTCTAGCAGCTGCATGCTCACGCTGAGCAACTGCAACCTGTTCGCGAGGATTAAAACGCTGGAGCGCTGCAAGCAATCGTTCCTGCTTCTCCCCCGTCCACTTAAGCCTCGTGTCCACCGTTCGAAGCAGACGTTGATGAAGCATGTCCAAACGTTCTGAGTGCTGCAACAACGTCCGTCTAGGATGCACAAGGACTGGAGAGCGCTGCAGTCTAGCAAGACGCTCACGATTATGCACAGCTCGTTGACGCAAGCTTTGCTGGAGCTGACGCTGTCTCCGTTGAATCTGATCAAGCAGTTCAGCCCGGTTAGGTACAGCAAGCTCTGCAGCAGCCGTAGGTGTTGCAGCACGTAAATCAGCCGCAAAGTCCGCAATCGTAAAGTCGGTTTCGTGTCCCACAGCAGAGATAACAGGGATTGATGAAGCGACGATAGCTCTAGCTACGATCTCTTCGTTAAATGCCCATAATTCTTCGAGAGAACCGCCCCCACGTCCAACAATGAGTACATCCGCTTCCCCAAGACGATTCAAATTGCCAATGGCTTTGACAATCGAAGGTGCTGCTCCTTTTCCTTGTACCAATACAGGATACAAAACCACTTTGGCAGAAGGATACCTCCGTTGTAACGTCGTTAAAATATCCCGAACAGCCGCTCCTGTTGGAGAGGTCACCACACCGATGGTGTGCGGATAACGAGGGATCGCCCTTTTGCGTGATGGAGAGAATAACCCTTCTTCCTCGAGCTTTTTCTTCAACTGCTCATAGGCTAGGTATAAGCTTCCGATACCATCAGGTTGCATATGGGTGGCATAGAATTGATATTGTCCATCCCGCTCATATACGGATACGTTCCCTCTTGCGATTACCCTTGCACCCTCTTTCGGTAAAAAAGGTAATCTCTGATTATGTGACGCAAACATAATTGCTTTAATGCGACTGTCCTTATCCTTCAGAGTAAAATACATATGACCGCTGGAGTGATGTGTGAAGTTAGAGATCTCTCCGCGTAACCAAACGTCCGACAGAATCTGATCGGACTCCAATTTCATCCGGATGTACCGATTCAGATCTTTAATGGAGTAGATCTGTTGCTCTGCCACAGACTAACCTATGCCAATCCGTGCGCACGCTTGGCTGCGATCAATGTATTTTGCATCAACATCGTAATGGTCATAGGACCTACGCCGCCTGGAACTGGAGTAATTGGGCCCGATACAGTTTTCACACTTTCAAAATCAACATCACCAGCCAATTTACCATTCTCTAAACGGTTCATGCCCACATCAATAACGACTGCACCTGGCTTCACATAATCGGCATCTACAAAATTAGCTCGTCCGATAGCTACCACCAGAATATCTGCCTGGCGCGTAATTTCTTTCATATTCGCTGTACGGGAATGGCACATGGTCACAGTAGCGTTCTCCCGTTGAAGAAGCAGGGATACCGGTTTGCCCACGATATTACTCCGTCCAATAACAACAGCATGTTTACCTGACATTTCAAGACCTGTACGTTTAATCAATTCGATTACACCAGCAGGGGTACATGGCAACAAGCTATCATCACCGATCACAAGGTTTCCTACGTTAACAGGATGAAAGCCATCCACG
This genomic interval carries:
- the xseB gene encoding exodeoxyribonuclease VII small subunit gives rise to the protein MANEPELNFEEAMAALEDIVSQLEHGDVPLEQAIDLFQRGMKLSQLCGLKLEQVERKIEMIVEEDGELRKKPFADESGDVNE
- the xseA gene encoding exodeoxyribonuclease VII large subunit — protein: MAEQQIYSIKDLNRYIRMKLESDQILSDVWLRGEISNFTHHSSGHMYFTLKDKDSRIKAIMFASHNQRLPFLPKEGARVIARGNVSVYERDGQYQFYATHMQPDGIGSLYLAYEQLKKKLEEEGLFSPSRKRAIPRYPHTIGVVTSPTGAAVRDILTTLQRRYPSAKVVLYPVLVQGKGAAPSIVKAIGNLNRLGEADVLIVGRGGGSLEELWAFNEEIVARAIVASSIPVISAVGHETDFTIADFAADLRAATPTAAAELAVPNRAELLDQIQRRQRQLQQSLRQRAVHNRERLARLQRSPVLVHPRRTLLQHSERLDMLHQRLLRTVDTRLKWTGEKQERLLAALQRFNPREQVAVAQREHAAARRQLELAMKAITRSKQQHWKASIRHLDALSPLKVMSRGYSLVYDDQEQRLIKSLKDVQPGDSIKIKLTDGQLDCQVWGMKEDDDHGE
- the dxs gene encoding 1-deoxy-D-xylulose-5-phosphate synthase, which translates into the protein MLLPQIKQPSDLKSMSQDDLVLLSAEIRQFLIEKLSATGGHLAPNLGVVELTVALHYCYNSPVDKMIFDVGHQAYVHKVLTGRMDRFDTLRQHNGLCGFVKRNESEHDVWEAGHSSTSLSAAMGMALARDLKGEDNKVIPIIGDGALTGGMAFEALNHIGHEQKKMMVILNDNEMSIAPNVGAMHKYLSKIRSDRHYLKAKDDVEGMLKRIPAIGDRLAKSASWIKDSVKYMMVPGVLFEELGFKYLGPIDGHDIPKLIEAFKQADNVEGPVLVHVLTTKGKGYQPAEADSHKWHGISPYKIESGQVLKAVGKPMYTEIFGQTLIELAKEDKRIVAVTPAMPTGSGLIPFSKEFPDRMIDVGIAEQHAATMSAALAMEGLKPIFAVYSTFMQRAYDQIVHDICRHNANVIFAIDRAGFVGPDGETHQGVYDVAFMRHIPNIVLMMPKDENELRHMMKTAIEYNDGPIAYRYPRNNVVGVPLDEQLVPIPIGTWEQIRPAEGYAIIASGSMLQIAEEAAELVKREGITAGVINARFLKPLDEQMLRDLAVRGTKIIVLEEASQAGSMGSAVLEFYAEQGLHDVQVHLMGIPDRFIEHGSINEQRAEVGLTVENVSSELRSLAAQSSYSMSRTKFPS
- a CDS encoding polyprenyl synthetase family protein: MNNRLAFELYLQEITEQITNELKEILPAEWDVPQSLRDAMQYSLMAGGKRLRPLLVVAAAEAFGAERQAALPVACAVEMVHTYSLIHDDLPAMDNDDYRRGKLTNHKVFGEATAILAGDALLTHAFYSIVQAGRKSGVSAESLLSIVEDLSELAGARGMVGGQVADMEGEQGMTNLEQLQYIHLHKTGDLIVFSLIAGARIGGATQGQLEALRVFGRDLGLAFQIQDDILDLTGDEQKMGKKTQSDVNQQKVTYPFFIGLEQSQEQVSTLTQSAKDALGRADLTDSSRLMEIADYLMRRDH
- the folD gene encoding bifunctional methylenetetrahydrofolate dehydrogenase/methenyltetrahydrofolate cyclohydrolase FolD; translated protein: MTASIINGKEVSQEIRAGITAEVKQLSEQGVVPGLAVVLVGEDPASQVYVRNKEKACHDLGFYSEVHRLDKSTSQEDLLALVDKLNNQANINGILVQLPLPKHIEEKAVIDAISVEKDVDGFHPVNVGNLVIGDDSLLPCTPAGVIELIKRTGLEMSGKHAVVIGRSNIVGKPVSLLLQRENATVTMCHSRTANMKEITRQADILVVAIGRANFVDADYVKPGAVVIDVGMNRLENGKLAGDVDFESVKTVSGPITPVPGGVGPMTITMLMQNTLIAAKRAHGLA